From one Planktothrix agardhii NIES-204 genomic stretch:
- a CDS encoding hypothetical protein (conserved exported hypothetical protein): MHGGFGGLFPLPCYINLIVRNAQQAAILAQAVNQLVNLKYGRKDELESDRLGFEFMTKAGYSPKGLVELMQILGSANSGGSPPEFLSTHPNPGNGVELLQAIITKTYPQGIPRNLEEGQERFAQAVLTNHSKN; the protein is encoded by the coding sequence GTGCACGGGGGGTTTGGGGGGCTGTTCCCTCTTCCCTGCTATATCAATTTAATCGTCCGGAATGCTCAACAAGCAGCGATTTTAGCTCAAGCGGTGAATCAATTAGTTAATCTTAAGTATGGTCGTAAAGATGAATTAGAAAGCGATCGCTTGGGGTTTGAATTCATGACGAAAGCTGGTTACAGCCCCAAAGGTTTAGTAGAACTAATGCAGATTTTAGGGTCTGCTAATTCGGGGGGGTCTCCACCAGAATTTTTGAGTACCCATCCTAACCCCGGTAATGGGGTAGAACTCCTACAGGCTATAATTACTAAAACTTATCCTCAAGGGATTCCCCGGAATTTGGAAGAAGGACAAGAGCGCTTTGCTCAAGCGGTTCTCACTAACCACTCAAAAAATTAA
- the rsuA gene encoding putative pseudouridylate synthase: protein MDERLQKIMAQWGIASRRHAEEMIQAGRVRVNGNLAQLGQKADPNCDQIEVDGKSIKPNYRPEPVYLLLHKPIGVVSTCLDPNGRPAVLDLLPRKMRVGQGIHPVGRLDVDSTGALLLTNDGELTFRLTHPRHLIPKTYQVWVAGNPSDSILQAWRQGVLLAGRKTLPAQVRCIQQNSDHQTLLEVILYEGRKRQIRRVAEQLGYPVIKLHRTAIGSIQLQPPEKSPLPEGQYRSLSAWEIEFLRNPISSPLVSVPVHPVDIKE from the coding sequence ATGGATGAAAGGCTACAAAAAATTATGGCTCAATGGGGTATTGCCTCCCGCCGTCACGCCGAAGAAATGATTCAAGCGGGACGGGTACGGGTGAATGGCAATTTAGCCCAGTTGGGACAAAAAGCCGATCCGAATTGCGATCAAATTGAGGTCGATGGGAAGTCAATTAAACCCAACTACCGACCTGAGCCAGTCTACTTATTACTCCATAAACCGATAGGAGTTGTATCGACTTGTTTAGACCCCAACGGACGACCTGCCGTTTTGGATCTACTTCCGCGTAAAATGCGAGTAGGTCAAGGCATTCATCCGGTTGGACGCTTGGATGTCGATTCTACAGGGGCATTATTACTGACCAACGATGGAGAATTAACCTTTCGTTTAACTCATCCTCGTCATTTGATTCCTAAAACTTATCAAGTCTGGGTTGCCGGAAATCCATCGGATTCAATATTACAGGCTTGGCGTCAGGGTGTGCTATTGGCAGGAAGAAAAACATTACCTGCTCAAGTTCGGTGTATTCAACAAAATTCAGATCACCAGACTTTATTGGAAGTGATTTTATATGAGGGTAGAAAGCGGCAAATTCGCCGAGTTGCCGAACAGTTAGGTTATCCAGTAATTAAATTACACCGAACTGCCATTGGCTCAATTCAACTCCAACCTCCTGAAAAATCCCCATTGCCAGAGGGTCAATATCGTTCTCTGAGTGCCTGGGAAATTGAGTTCTTACGAAATCCCATTTCATCCCCATTGGTTAGTGTGCCCGTTCACCCTGTAGACATCAAGGAGTAA
- the malQ_2 gene encoding 4-alpha-glucanotransferase — protein MSFPRSSGILLHPTSLPSPFGVGDIGPVAYQFVNFLKQSAQKLWQVLPLGPTGFGNSPYLSYSAFAGNPLLISLEILKEDELLTDEDLANPPNFPNHIVNFDAVKAFKEKLFHQACVTFQANATEEQEEEFNRFCSRSNYWLDDYAIFMSLKEAFNGESWNEWETGIALRKQESLHKWGEKLAKPIYYHKFLQFQFFKQWSKLKHYANEQGIQIFGDLAIYVAHDSADVWSNPEIFCLDEETGEASLMAGVPPDYFSYTGQLWGNPVYNWERLQQDGFYWWLQRIESLLGYLDLVRIDHFRGLESFWAVPQGETTAMNGQWVDAPGNAFFSLLNEKLGELPIIAEDLGVITPEVEALRDKYGLPGMKILHFAFDSGSGNPYLPYNYGSANWVVYTGTHDNDTTVGWFNRRSLQEQARVTRYLGCTSGYGIHWDLIRLAMSCVANQAIFPLQDILGLGSEAKMNMPGEAEGNWAWRFQPGVLTEEIGERLKFLTETYGR, from the coding sequence ATGTCATTTCCCCGTTCTAGCGGTATCTTACTGCATCCCACATCCTTACCGAGTCCCTTTGGCGTTGGAGATATTGGCCCGGTTGCCTATCAGTTCGTTAACTTTTTAAAACAAAGTGCCCAAAAACTTTGGCAAGTCTTACCCCTTGGCCCGACTGGATTTGGCAATTCTCCTTATTTATCCTATTCTGCTTTTGCGGGAAATCCCTTATTAATTAGTTTAGAAATCTTAAAAGAGGATGAATTATTGACCGATGAAGACTTAGCAAATCCGCCGAATTTCCCCAACCATATTGTTAATTTTGACGCGGTTAAAGCCTTTAAAGAGAAACTGTTTCATCAAGCCTGTGTTACTTTTCAAGCCAATGCCACAGAAGAACAGGAAGAAGAATTTAATCGATTTTGTTCTCGCAGTAACTATTGGTTAGATGATTACGCCATTTTCATGTCATTGAAAGAGGCATTTAATGGAGAAAGTTGGAATGAATGGGAAACAGGAATTGCCCTGCGAAAACAGGAATCCTTACATAAATGGGGAGAAAAGTTAGCTAAACCTATCTATTATCATAAATTTCTCCAATTTCAATTCTTCAAACAATGGTCAAAACTCAAACATTATGCCAATGAACAAGGCATCCAAATTTTTGGAGATTTAGCGATTTATGTTGCCCATGATAGTGCCGATGTTTGGTCAAATCCTGAAATCTTTTGTTTAGATGAAGAAACCGGAGAAGCATCATTAATGGCTGGAGTTCCACCGGATTATTTTAGCTACACCGGTCAATTGTGGGGAAATCCAGTTTATAATTGGGAACGTTTGCAACAGGACGGATTCTATTGGTGGCTGCAACGAATTGAATCTTTATTAGGCTATTTAGATTTAGTTAGAATTGATCATTTTCGGGGTTTAGAATCATTTTGGGCCGTTCCTCAAGGGGAAACAACCGCTATGAATGGTCAATGGGTAGACGCACCGGGAAATGCCTTTTTTAGTTTATTAAATGAGAAATTAGGCGAATTACCAATTATCGCCGAAGACTTGGGAGTTATCACCCCAGAAGTGGAAGCATTGCGGGATAAATATGGTTTACCCGGGATGAAAATTCTACATTTTGCCTTTGATTCCGGTTCCGGTAATCCCTATTTACCCTATAATTACGGTTCAGCAAATTGGGTGGTTTATACCGGAACCCATGACAACGATACAACGGTGGGTTGGTTTAACCGTCGGAGCTTACAGGAACAAGCCCGAGTCACCCGCTATTTGGGCTGCACCTCCGGTTATGGCATTCACTGGGATTTAATTCGGTTAGCCATGTCCTGTGTGGCAAATCAAGCGATTTTCCCCCTACAGGATATTTTGGGTTTAGGGAGTGAAGCAAAAATGAATATGCCGGGAGAAGCTGAAGGTAACTGGGCTTGGCGTTTTCAACCGGGAGTATTAACCGAAGAAATCGGAGAACGCCTCAAGTTTCTAACCGAAACCTACGGTCGTTAA
- a CDS encoding restriction endonuclease, similarity to Mrr: MNQSLNIPSHSDLFEPTIKALKSLGGSGTVQEIYDQVCQLQSFSEQQQSILHKQGPQTEIDYRLGWVRTYLKVYGVLESVRRGVWSLTEKGRNLQVINPKEINRFVNQTTRNKTEKVSPESVQDFNVLPQPTIETIESISDNDQIPANSDIWIEKLLKILQQISPDSFERLCQRILRESGFIKVEVTGRKGDGGIDGIGVLKIALLSFQVFFQCKRYTGSVGPSEIRDFRGAMVGRTDKGLFLTTGTFTSSAKQEATRDGAPVLDLIDGEQLCQILKDLNLGVETKMIEVVEIDQNWFNHL, from the coding sequence ATGAACCAATCCTTAAATATTCCTTCCCATAGCGATTTATTTGAACCCACTATTAAAGCTCTTAAATCTTTAGGAGGGTCAGGAACAGTGCAAGAAATTTATGATCAAGTCTGTCAACTTCAAAGTTTCTCAGAACAACAACAGAGTATTTTACATAAACAAGGGCCACAGACAGAAATTGACTATCGTTTAGGTTGGGTGAGAACTTATTTAAAAGTATATGGAGTTTTAGAAAGTGTAAGACGAGGAGTATGGTCACTCACGGAGAAAGGTAGAAATCTGCAAGTTATTAATCCTAAAGAAATTAATAGATTTGTCAATCAAACAACACGAAATAAAACTGAAAAGGTTAGTCCTGAATCTGTTCAAGATTTTAATGTATTGCCACAACCTACAATTGAAACAATAGAATCTATTTCAGATAACGATCAAATTCCTGCTAATTCAGATATTTGGATTGAAAAACTATTGAAAATTTTGCAACAAATTTCTCCTGATAGTTTTGAAAGATTATGTCAACGAATTTTAAGAGAATCTGGCTTTATTAAAGTTGAAGTAACCGGAAGAAAAGGAGATGGAGGAATTGATGGAATTGGAGTCTTAAAAATTGCCCTTTTGAGTTTTCAAGTATTCTTTCAATGTAAACGTTATACGGGTTCTGTTGGCCCTTCTGAAATTCGAGATTTCCGAGGTGCTATGGTAGGAAGAACCGATAAAGGTTTATTTCTAACCACAGGAACTTTTACCAGTTCAGCCAAACAAGAAGCCACCCGTGACGGTGCGCCCGTATTGGATTTAATTGATGGGGAACAACTTTGTCAAATTCTCAAAGATTTGAATTTAGGAGTCGAAACAAAAATGATTGAAGTTGTTGAAATTGATCAAAATTGGTTTAATCATTTATAA
- a CDS encoding SMC protein-like protein, which produces MLKQINLKNWKSFKEATLYIDPITILIGTNSSGKSNIIDALDFLSRIPEAKSLESALIGDSHTPGIRGGLEWVVRKPETQFTLEAVVSGKYKQEDEQVEFDCLYSITAEIEPKIQLINEFIKLLKSNDNDGINNSSENTVLEVLKKIFIINPIPQNMRNYSPLSKTLEQDGSNIAGVLAAIPELEKEKIEQTLLNYLSQLPEGDLQRVWAEPVGRLGSDAMLYCEEKWGKNHEPLLVDARGMSDGTLRFLAILTALLTRPEGSLIVIEEVDNGLHPSRAGLLLKMLKEIGKKRNIDILVTTHNPALMDELTPDFIPFVMVVYRDQDTGESQLIPLDEIENLPKLMASGSLGKITQQGLLEKSLAKHNE; this is translated from the coding sequence ATGCTGAAGCAAATTAACTTAAAAAACTGGAAAAGTTTTAAAGAGGCAACCTTATATATTGATCCAATTACTATTTTAATTGGAACCAATTCTAGTGGCAAGTCTAATATTATTGATGCTTTGGATTTTTTAAGTCGTATTCCCGAAGCAAAATCCTTAGAATCTGCTTTAATTGGTGATAGTCATACCCCAGGAATTAGAGGGGGGTTAGAATGGGTAGTTAGAAAACCGGAAACTCAGTTTACTTTAGAAGCTGTTGTTAGTGGGAAATATAAACAGGAAGATGAACAAGTTGAATTTGATTGTCTTTATAGTATTACAGCAGAAATCGAACCTAAAATACAATTAATTAATGAATTTATAAAATTACTTAAATCCAATGATAATGATGGAATTAATAACTCATCAGAAAATACGGTTTTAGAAGTTCTCAAAAAAATATTTATTATTAACCCCATTCCTCAGAATATGAGAAACTATTCCCCCCTATCAAAAACTTTAGAACAAGATGGCTCAAATATTGCTGGAGTTTTAGCCGCCATTCCTGAACTAGAAAAAGAAAAAATAGAACAAACTTTACTGAATTATTTATCCCAACTTCCTGAAGGAGATTTACAACGGGTTTGGGCTGAACCTGTGGGAAGATTAGGCAGTGATGCGATGTTATATTGTGAAGAGAAATGGGGTAAAAATCACGAACCTTTATTAGTCGATGCGAGAGGAATGTCCGATGGAACATTAAGATTTTTAGCCATTTTAACCGCTTTATTAACCCGTCCCGAAGGCAGTTTAATTGTGATTGAGGAAGTTGATAATGGTTTACATCCTTCCCGCGCTGGTTTGCTTTTGAAAATGTTAAAGGAAATAGGAAAAAAACGGAATATTGATATTTTAGTCACAACTCATAACCCGGCTTTAATGGATGAATTAACCCCGGATTTTATTCCTTTTGTCATGGTTGTTTATCGAGATCAAGATACAGGAGAAAGCCAGTTAATTCCCTTAGATGAAATTGAAAATTTACCGAAATTGATGGCTTCAGGTTCTTTAGGAAAAATCACCCAACAGGGATTATTAGAAAAAAGTTTAGCTAAACATAACGAATAG
- a CDS encoding glycine dehydrogenase, whose amino-acid sequence MLEITSSASTQMETIVSSAPKGNEKAPQFQGFAKRHLGPNPVEIQQMLELLGVSSLETLIDQTIPSTIRLNYSLKLPEAQTEYAALNQLKAIASQNQVYRSFIGMGYSDCITPGVIQRNILENPGWYTAYTPYQAEIAQGRLEALLNFQTLIIDLTGLEIANASLLDEATAAAEAMSLSYAVFKTKATGFFVSQDCHPQTIDVVKTRAIPLGIEIIIGDHHTFDFSTSIFGCLLQYPTTDGTIYDYRNFIETAHKHNALVTVAADILSLTLLTPPGELGADIAVGSTQRLGVPLGYGGPHAAYFATKETYKRNVPGRMVGVSKDAQGNPALRLALQTREQHIRRDKATSNICTAQVLLAVIASLYAVYHGPSGLQEIAQNIHQLTLTLAEGLKRLGYAMGTEPFFDTIKVELGQKSLTEILLASQTKEINLRVIDSETVGISLDETTTINDIIDLWEIFAESELKFTVEDVLNPSENLTPFIRKSAYLTHPVFNSYHSETELLRYIHRLETKDLSLTTSMIPLGSCTMKLNATAEMIPVTWPELGKLHPFAPKEQTQGYQILFEQLENWLAEITGFSGISLQPNAGSQGEYAGLLVIRHYHESRGEINRNICLIPESAHGTNPASAVMCGFKVVSVACDDQGNININDLQAKAEKYHENLAALMITYPSTHGVFETGIEDICNIIHSNGGQVYMDGANMNAQVGLCRPGDFGADVCHLNLHKTFCIPHGGGGPGMGPIGVAAHLVPFLPGHGVVDISGSQTGAVSAAPWGSASILVISWMYIAMMGPKGLTEATKLAILNANYIASRLDKYYPILYKGNQGFVAHECILDLRGVKKSAGIEVDDIAKRLMDYGFHAPTVSWPVAGTMMVEPTESESKPELDRFCDAMIAIYQEISQIESGAMDATNNMLKNAPHTAISLLCGEWNHPYSREQAAYPAPWTKEHKFWPSVGRIDNAFGDRNFVCSCLPMDAYE is encoded by the coding sequence ATGTTAGAGATTACTTCCTCAGCGAGCACCCAGATGGAAACCATAGTATCTTCCGCCCCCAAGGGTAACGAAAAAGCTCCTCAATTCCAGGGGTTTGCCAAACGGCATCTAGGCCCCAATCCTGTTGAGATTCAACAAATGTTAGAATTGTTAGGGGTTTCTAGTTTAGAAACTTTAATTGATCAAACAATTCCCTCAACTATTCGCCTCAATTATAGCTTAAAATTACCAGAAGCTCAAACCGAATATGCGGCTTTAAATCAATTAAAAGCGATCGCCTCTCAAAATCAAGTCTATCGTTCTTTTATTGGCATGGGATACTCCGATTGTATCACACCCGGAGTGATTCAAAGAAATATCCTAGAAAATCCCGGTTGGTATACGGCTTATACCCCCTATCAAGCGGAAATTGCCCAAGGTCGTTTAGAAGCATTACTAAACTTTCAAACCCTAATTATTGACTTAACTGGATTAGAAATAGCTAACGCTTCCCTACTCGATGAAGCTACAGCCGCCGCCGAAGCCATGAGTCTAAGTTATGCGGTTTTTAAAACCAAAGCTACGGGATTTTTTGTCTCCCAAGATTGTCACCCTCAAACTATTGATGTAGTTAAAACCAGGGCAATTCCCCTAGGCATTGAGATTATTATTGGAGATCATCATACCTTTGATTTTAGCACATCTATCTTTGGATGTCTACTGCAATATCCTACTACTGATGGAACAATTTATGACTATCGAAACTTTATAGAAACCGCCCACAAACATAACGCTTTAGTCACCGTGGCGGCGGATATTTTAAGTTTAACCCTATTAACACCTCCAGGGGAATTAGGAGCAGATATTGCCGTCGGAAGTACCCAACGGTTGGGGGTTCCCTTGGGTTATGGCGGCCCCCATGCAGCCTATTTTGCTACCAAAGAAACCTATAAACGCAACGTTCCGGGTCGGATGGTGGGTGTGTCTAAAGATGCTCAAGGAAACCCGGCGTTACGGTTAGCATTACAAACCCGTGAGCAACATATTCGCCGTGATAAAGCTACCAGTAATATTTGTACAGCCCAGGTATTATTAGCGGTAATTGCGAGTTTGTATGCGGTATATCATGGGCCATCTGGACTTCAAGAAATCGCCCAAAATATTCATCAGTTAACCCTAACCTTAGCAGAAGGCTTAAAACGGTTAGGCTACGCAATGGGAACAGAACCATTTTTTGATACAATTAAAGTAGAATTAGGGCAAAAATCCTTAACGGAAATTCTGTTAGCATCCCAAACCAAAGAAATTAATCTCCGAGTGATTGATTCCGAAACCGTTGGTATTAGTTTAGATGAAACTACCACAATTAATGATATCATTGATTTATGGGAAATCTTTGCCGAATCTGAATTAAAGTTTACGGTTGAAGATGTCTTAAACCCATCAGAAAATCTTACCCCATTTATCCGAAAATCTGCCTATTTAACCCATCCGGTTTTCAACAGTTACCATTCAGAAACCGAACTTCTACGCTATATTCATCGTTTAGAAACTAAGGATTTATCCTTAACTACTTCCATGATTCCTTTGGGTTCCTGTACAATGAAATTGAATGCCACGGCGGAGATGATTCCGGTAACTTGGCCAGAATTGGGAAAACTCCATCCCTTCGCCCCAAAAGAGCAAACCCAAGGCTATCAAATTCTGTTTGAACAATTAGAAAATTGGTTAGCAGAAATAACAGGATTTTCCGGGATTTCTTTACAACCAAATGCAGGTTCCCAGGGGGAATATGCCGGATTATTAGTAATTCGTCACTACCATGAAAGTCGGGGAGAGATAAACCGAAATATCTGTTTAATTCCCGAATCTGCCCACGGTACAAACCCTGCTAGTGCGGTGATGTGCGGGTTTAAAGTAGTTTCTGTTGCCTGTGATGATCAAGGAAATATTAATATTAATGACTTGCAAGCTAAGGCCGAAAAATATCACGAAAATTTAGCTGCATTAATGATTACCTATCCCTCAACTCACGGCGTATTTGAAACCGGAATTGAAGACATTTGTAATATCATTCACAGCAATGGCGGACAGGTTTATATGGATGGGGCAAATATGAACGCCCAAGTCGGGTTATGTCGCCCTGGGGATTTTGGCGCCGATGTCTGCCACCTCAACCTGCATAAAACCTTCTGTATTCCCCACGGGGGCGGTGGGCCAGGAATGGGGCCGATTGGGGTTGCTGCCCATTTAGTTCCCTTTCTCCCCGGTCATGGGGTCGTAGATATCTCAGGAAGTCAAACCGGGGCCGTTTCCGCCGCCCCTTGGGGGAGTGCGAGTATCCTGGTGATTTCTTGGATGTATATTGCCATGATGGGGCCAAAGGGATTAACAGAAGCGACAAAACTGGCAATTTTAAATGCGAATTATATTGCCAGTCGTTTAGATAAATATTACCCGATTTTGTACAAGGGAAATCAGGGATTTGTTGCCCATGAATGTATTTTAGATTTGCGGGGCGTGAAGAAATCTGCGGGTATTGAAGTTGATGATATTGCTAAACGATTAATGGACTATGGATTCCATGCCCCCACGGTTTCTTGGCCAGTAGCTGGAACCATGATGGTAGAACCAACTGAAAGCGAATCTAAACCGGAATTAGATCGGTTTTGTGATGCGATGATTGCCATTTATCAGGAGATTTCCCAGATAGAATCGGGGGCGATGGATGCCACTAATAATATGTTGAAAAACGCGCCCCATACGGCAATTTCCCTGCTTTGTGGCGAATGGAATCATCCCTATTCCCGTGAACAAGCCGCCTATCCCGCCCCCTGGACAAAAGAACATAAATTCTGGCCGTCTGTGGGACGAATTGATAATGCTTTTGGCGATCGCAATTTTGTCTGTTCCTGCTTACCCATGGATGCCTATGAATAA
- a CDS encoding serine/threonine protein kinase with WD-40 repeats → MNIYCTRPGCPNPHNHFPDFQYNITPERQLFCRTCGMPLILTAKGRHYQPFQALGKGGFGATFVSVDLDSINQRYCVVKRLEIQPRYTPKEVEGIKKAFEREAKALAELHGNHLQIPDLYDYFILRAPQLNSYISQDCNYLVQQYIKGQNLSQELEKQGRFSETQILEILEQILPTLEFIHNQKLIHRDIKPSNIIRRQDNQKLYLIDFGAVKQVTRGVISPEKSLVFGCEGYAPPEQKPGQQVYPSSDLYALAASCVQLLTNQHPQNLRDTYTLKWNWRSISPGVNQDLANILDKMLKPDPSHRFQSARDVITALNNKNQAPTPNGYSRNKNAKTTRIISQSQPRTLLILAIVLTIIVIVITQITPPPTTTSPNPAAQISWQNPTLVSSLNGHSDDVEFVAFSPDGRTLASGSSDTTIKLWDVQSQEQIATLTGHSDDVEFVAFSPDGRTLASGSSDKTIKLWDVQSQRQIATLTGHSDVVYSVAFSPDGRTLASGSSDTTIKLWDVHSQGEIATLTGHSLYINSVAFSPDGRTLASGSWDTTIKLWDVHSQGEIATLTGHSDFVRSVAFSPDGRTLASGSDDTTIKLWDVQGQGQIATLTGHSHFVRSVAFSPDGRTLASGSLDTTIKLWDVQSQGQIATLTGHSDVVYSVAFSPDGRTLASGSWDTTIKLWKRQ, encoded by the coding sequence ATGAATATCTATTGCACTCGTCCCGGTTGCCCTAACCCTCATAACCATTTCCCCGACTTCCAATATAATATAACCCCAGAAAGGCAACTGTTTTGTCGTACTTGTGGGATGCCCTTAATCTTAACTGCAAAGGGACGACATTATCAACCCTTCCAAGCCTTGGGAAAAGGAGGATTTGGAGCCACTTTTGTATCCGTTGATTTAGATTCAATTAATCAACGGTACTGTGTAGTAAAGCGATTAGAAATTCAACCGCGTTACACACCGAAAGAGGTTGAAGGTATTAAAAAAGCTTTTGAACGGGAAGCTAAAGCTTTGGCAGAATTACATGGAAATCACCTGCAAATTCCTGACCTCTACGATTATTTTATATTGAGAGCACCCCAACTTAATTCCTATATTTCACAAGATTGCAATTATTTAGTTCAGCAATATATTAAAGGTCAAAATTTAAGTCAGGAATTAGAGAAACAAGGTCGTTTTTCAGAAACCCAGATTTTAGAAATCTTGGAGCAAATTTTACCGACATTAGAGTTTATTCACAATCAAAAACTAATTCACCGGGATATTAAACCGAGTAATATTATTCGCCGTCAGGATAATCAAAAGCTTTATTTAATTGATTTTGGTGCAGTTAAACAAGTCACCCGAGGAGTAATATCTCCAGAAAAATCTCTAGTGTTTGGGTGTGAGGGATATGCGCCACCAGAACAAAAACCTGGACAACAAGTTTATCCATCCAGTGATTTATACGCACTGGCGGCTTCTTGTGTTCAATTACTGACTAATCAACATCCACAAAATTTACGCGATACTTATACTCTCAAATGGAATTGGAGATCTATATCTCCTGGCGTTAATCAGGATTTAGCTAATATTTTAGATAAAATGCTCAAACCTGATCCTAGTCATCGGTTTCAGTCGGCAAGGGATGTGATAACTGCTCTAAATAATAAAAATCAGGCTCCAACACCTAATGGTTATTCTAGGAATAAGAATGCTAAGACAACAAGAATTATCAGTCAATCCCAACCTCGAACTTTATTAATTTTAGCAATTGTTTTAACAATTATTGTAATTGTAATTACTCAAATAACACCGCCACCCACAACAACATCCCCCAACCCCGCAGCCCAAATTTCCTGGCAAAACCCCACCCTGGTTTCGAGTCTCAACGGACATTCAGATGATGTCGAGTTTGTAGCCTTCAGTCCCGATGGTCGGACGTTAGCCAGTGGGAGTTCGGACACGACGATTAAATTGTGGGATGTGCAGAGCCAAGAGCAAATTGCTACTCTCACCGGACATTCAGATGATGTCGAGTTTGTAGCCTTCAGTCCCGATGGTCGGACATTAGCCAGTGGGAGTTCGGACAAGACGATTAAATTGTGGGATGTGCAGAGCCAACGGCAAATTGCTACTCTCACCGGACATTCAGATGTAGTCTATTCTGTAGCCTTCAGTCCCGATGGTCGGACATTAGCCAGTGGGAGTTCGGACACGACGATTAAATTGTGGGATGTACACAGCCAAGGGGAAATTGCTACTCTCACCGGACATTCATTGTATATCAACTCTGTAGCCTTCAGTCCCGATGGTCGGACATTAGCCAGTGGGAGTTGGGACACGACGATTAAATTGTGGGATGTACACAGCCAAGGGGAAATTGCTACTCTCACCGGACATTCAGATTTTGTCAGGTCTGTAGCCTTCAGTCCCGATGGTCGGACATTAGCCAGTGGGAGTGATGACACGACGATTAAATTGTGGGATGTGCAGGGCCAAGGGCAAATTGCTACTCTCACCGGACATTCACATTTTGTCAGGTCTGTAGCCTTCAGTCCCGATGGTCGGACATTAGCCAGTGGGAGTTTGGACACGACGATTAAATTGTGGGATGTGCAGAGCCAAGGGCAAATTGCCACTCTCACCGGACATTCAGATGTAGTCTATTCTGTAGCCTTCAGTCCCGATGGTCGGACATTAGCCAGTGGGAGTTGGGACACCACGATTAAATTGTGGAAAAGACAGTAG
- a CDS encoding YHS domain protein, putative: MNYPTLTILITSSILILGLTVSCSSNLNVETVISSPQPAVNSNSNLTPPPPQNTPNSTPSDRISGVFYAENSIALKGFDVVAYFQQEQAIPGNPNFNYQWGNVNWQFSTAENRDLFVQNPEKYVPQYGGFCAWAVSQGYTAPIDPNAWKIKEIQSK; the protein is encoded by the coding sequence TCAATATTAATACTGGGATTAACAGTTAGTTGTAGTTCTAATCTTAACGTGGAAACTGTTATTTCCAGTCCTCAACCTGCGGTTAATTCAAATTCTAATTTAACCCCACCCCCACCCCAAAATACTCCAAATTCTACGCCATCTGATCGGATTTCGGGAGTATTTTATGCCGAAAATTCCATAGCTTTGAAAGGGTTTGATGTTGTTGCCTATTTTCAACAAGAGCAAGCGATTCCGGGGAATCCTAACTTTAATTATCAATGGGGGAATGTTAATTGGCAATTTTCTACGGCAGAAAATCGAGATTTATTTGTTCAAAATCCTGAAAAATACGTTCCTCAATATGGAGGTTTTTGTGCTTGGGCGGTGAGTCAAGGTTATACCGCACCCATTGACCCGAATGCCTGGAAAATTAAGGAAATTCAAAGTAAATAA